A window of Candidatus Zixiibacteriota bacterium genomic DNA:
CGAATTTCGAAAATATCGAGCAAATAAAGATTAACGATAAAACAATCTATTGCTATCAAGGCGATATAACAGACTCGGACGCCGAGGCGATTGTTAATGCCGCCAATAACGAGCTTTGGATGGGAGCCGGTGTTGCCGGCGCTATCAAACGTAAGGGCGGGCTATCGATAGAGGACGAGGCAATCAAGCAGGGTCCGATAGATATCGGCGCCGCGGCTGTTACAACCGCCGGCAATCTGAAAGCTAAGCATGTCATCCATGCCGCAGTTATGGGACAAGACCTTGCTACCAGCAAGGAATATATTAAAAGCGCAGTTCTTAACAGCTTTAGAAAAGCTGAGGAACTCAAGCTGAAGTCTATTGAATTTCCAGCTCTTGGCACAGGCGTAGGCGGCTTCCCGCTTGATGATTGCGCCGAAATAATGATAGGCGAGGCTTATGCTTTCTTGAAGCAATCGTCGTTATTGCAAGAAGTCGGCTTCGCTCTTTTCGATGATATGGGATATACAGCCTTTACAAAATGTTTAAGCAAGTATAGGAAGACTTAGGCTAACTGCAAATCAAATTTAATAGCACTGATAATGAAAGCGAGTAGGTATGTCGTCAGGTTC
This region includes:
- a CDS encoding macro domain-containing protein, which gives rise to MGAGVAGAIKRKGGLSIEDEAIKQGPIDIGAAAVTTAGNLKAKHVIHAAVMGQDLATSKEYIKSAVLNSFRKAEELKLKSIEFPALGTGVGGFPLDDCAEIMIGEAYAFLKQSSLLQEVGFALFDDMGYTAFTKCLSKYRKT